The stretch of DNA GCCGGACACGGCGTTTGGTCTTATCCACGGCAAGGCCGGTGTAGTGCGGCGCGCTGATGGCAGGGCCACGGCATTCCTGGGCAGCGTGAACGAGAGCGCCAGTGCTTGGCGGTTGAACTACGAGCTGCTGTGGGAGGACGACGCTCCCGACACCGTAGCCTGGGTGCAGGAGGAGTTTGACGCCCTCTGGAACGATCCGCGCGCCATCGACTTGAGCGTGTGCCCGTTCATTGCGCAGGACGTACAGCGCATTGCAGCCCGCCGGATCATCGAGGTACCGCAGTGGAAGGCTACTGCCGACACCCAGATCGCCGCTGCTTCTGCGGCGGTGGAAACGCCGGTCTACCGCCGCGAGCAGGGCCTGTGGCCGCACCAGAAGTACTTTGCCCAGTTGGCTCTGGAGCGTCACCGCCTGGGTGGTGCGCGGCTGGTGCTGGCAGACCAGGTGGGCCTGGGCAAGACCGTGCAACTGGCCATGGCCGCGATGCTGATGGCGCTGGAAGATCCGGATGGAGGGCCGGTGCTGGTGCTGGCCCCCAAGCCTCTGTTGCAGCAATGGCAAGGCGAGTTGATGGAGCTGCTGCATTTACCGTCGGCGCGCTGGAACGGCCGCGCCTGGGTTGATGAGCACGCGCTGGAATATCCGTCCGAAGGCGTCAGGTCGCTGGGCAAGTGCCCGCGCCGCATCGGGCTGGTGTCGCAGGGTCTGGTGGTTCGCGGGCTGCCGGAGGCCCTGCAGCAGTTGCTGTCGCGCCGCTACACCTGTGTGATCGTTGACGAGGCGCACCGCGCCCGGCGCCGCAACGTGCCCAAGGTGGACGCCAGCGACGAGGATGTGGACGAACGCGCCGAGCCGAACAAGCTGATGGCCTTCCTGAAACAGATCGGTCCATGCACCAAGAGCATGTTGCTGGCCACAGCCACCCCGGTGCAGTTACATCCGCTGGAGGCCTGGGACTTGTTGGATATCCTGTCCCATGGCAACGACGGTGTGCTGGGAGGCTGGACGCGTACCAGTCCCTGGTTCCGGCCCAGCCACTGCCTGGCGGTTGCCAACGGAGAGGCCTCGGTACCAACCGAGGTGAAGGCAGGCTGGCAGTACGTGCGCGACCCCTTGCCAGCGCGGGCCGAAGGTGACGGCTTCGACCGCATCCGCCGCAACCTTGACGCCGACGACCACACTTGGCAGTTCGCGCCCGAGGTGCTGGACAAGCTCTCGCCTGCAATCCGCCGTGTGCAGTTGCAGAACGGTGTACTACCAGGCTACGGCGACCAGTTCAACCCGCTGCTGCGCTGCATCGTGCGGCGCACACGTGGCTACCTGGAGGCCACCGTCAACCCGGCGACTGGTGGCTATTTCCTGCCCAAGGTGACCGTCCGCCTGTTTGGTGAAGACAGCACCAGCGCGCTGGGGTTGGGTGGGTACTTGCGCGAGGCCTATGAGGAAGCTGAGGAGTTCAGCCGGCTGATGCAACAACGCGTGCGAGGTGCAGGCTTCTTCAAGACGCTGCTGCTGCGACGCTTGGGTAGCTCAATGGAGGCTGGCCGCAATACCGTGATGAAGCTACTGAGCAGTGCTCCCGACGAAGTGACGGACGAAGACGACGATGACACTGACGACGTGGCTCAGGGCGAAGAATCCCCGCCACGCGGCAGCACCGCGACTTCCGACTTCAAGGATTTCACCAAGGCCGAGGTAGCCTCGCTGCAGCGCTGTTTGGCGCTGCTGCAGCAAGGCGGGAACAACGACCCCAAGCTGGACGCAGTGCTGGGCTATTTGCTGGGTGGCCGGCCGGATGTGAGCGAGCGCTGGATCGACCGCGGCTGTATCCTGTTCTCGCAGTACTACGACACCGCACGCTGGGTAGGCGACGAGATGGCCAAGCGGCCGGAGTTCTCGGGCATGGAGATCGGGCTGTATGCGGGCAGCAATCGCTCTGGCATCTGGAGTGGCGGCCGCTTCCAGCGCTGCGACCGCGAGTTGCTGAAGGCTCGTGTGCGGGCCGGTGAACTGAAGCTGCTGCTTGGCACCGATGCGGCGTCCGAGGGCTTGAACCTGCAGCGCCTGGGCACGCTGATCAACATCGACTTGCCCTGGAACCCCACGCGCCTGGAGCAGCGCAAGGGCCGCATTCAGCGCATCGGGCAGGTACGTAGTGAAGTATGGGTGGCAAACCTGCGCTACAGAGGCTCTGTGGAAGACAGAGTTCATGAAGTGCTGGCTGATCGCCTTGAATCCATCCACCAATTGTTCGGGCAGATCCCCGACACCCTGGAAGACGTGTGGGTCAAAATCGCCTTGGCCGATGAGGAAGAGGCTCGGCGCCTGATAGATCGCACTGCGGCGACACGCAACCCCTTCGATGCGAAGTACAGCAAGGTCGAGGATGCGGACTGGGAAACATGTTCGCTGGTGTTGGAGCCGAGTTCCGTGAACGAGCAGCTTTCGCGCGGTTGGTAATCGCTCAAACACGACGCATCGCCTGCGCCACGTCCGGGACTTGCCGCTACTTCAGCACCGACCACTTGACCCACTGCGCACAAGTAGCCGACGGACTCCGCTCCGTGCGGTTCCAGCCCCCGCCAACACATTCGCCGCGCACCCGGTCGCTGTCGTACTCGACCCGGTCCCGAAACGTGGACACATCGCGCGACCCCGCCCAGTGGGTGCAGGTGGCACAGACTTGCCACGTAGAAGGTTTGCTGGTGCTCATGCAGAGACTCCGTGAAGGGGTTGGTTGGAAACGTGGGATGTTGGTGAATCGACCGGCCCCTGCTCGGCCACCGTCACCAAGCAACCCAGTAGCTTCGAGGCTTCGGCAGACACCGGGGTACAGGTCAGACGGACAGGCACCGGCGAACGGCCATGCAGGGCAAACAGCAACGCCACACGCACCCGCGGCACGGCGGCCTTCAGCACCTGCGTCCAGGGGAGATCGACACCCCCTGGCGCCAGCGACAGCGCCTCACACCACCAGGAGTGCGCGTCCAGCGAGTCGCCGATTTGCACTGCCTTCGGGCTGACCAGCGTCTTGAACGCATCGTTGACGAGCACGACACGCCCGTCTTGGTCCAGCAGAACCACGGCATCGGGCAGCAGGTTCATCGCGTTGCTCACCCGCTCGGGCACGACGTCCGCTGAAACGAACGGACCCAGTTTCCCGCGCAGATACACCCACACGGTGACCACCAAGGCCATCACCGAAATCAGCGGCCACCGACTCCATGGCGGATCAACGACACCGGGACTCAGCCATCGCCCGACCTGGTCGAGACCGACTAGGCACAGCAGTGTGAGCGCTGCAAGACTGGCGGACATGCGCCACAGCGGGACCAGAGGACGCAGGCGATTCGGCGGCACAGCGAGCTTTCGAGAGTGAGCCGGTTCTATCGGTATCGAGCCGATCAACTTCACCCGCGGGCGCTACGCGGGGCTCACCTTGCGTTCATGCCGAGGGTCGTCCTGCAGGTTGTAGAGGACTTCCCAGACGTCGTGGTACACCCCCGCCCGCTCATGCCCCTGCTTGCGCCCGACCTCGCTCTTGAAATTGCTGTAGCCGAGTTGCTCGATCGACCGCGCCATCGCCTGGGCGACAGCCTCGCGCGGCGCCTGGGCGCGGTAGCGGTAATCGTTGTGCGGGCTCTTGCGGATCTCGCCCAGTTCGGGGAGCAGGTGGGCACGAAGATTTTCCAGGTCCGCCTTGACCCGTGCGCGCACGGTCAGGGTGCCGGTCGAAACATCTTCCGGCTTGCAGACGATGCTGAAAAAGCCGATCGGGGTGAGTAGCCACATGGTGAAGGTTCTCCAGAAAAAAGACGATCCGTTCAAGGATCAATGGCCGACCACCGCGCCATCAGCGCCGGCAGCACCTCGCCCGCAGGCCCACGCAGGCACAACTCGCGGGACCGCCCATCGGCCAGTTCGCCGGGGTTGATGACGATGATCGGCTTGCCTTGCTGCGCGGCGATCTGGTGCAGACCCGCCGCCGGGAACACCTGTCCAGAAGTGCCGATCGAGAGGAACAGATCGCATTCGCGCACCGCACGCTCGGCCGCCGACCACGCCAGCGTCGGCAGCGATTCGCCGAACCAGACCACGCCGGGCCGCACATATCCACGGCACCGCTCGCACCGTGGCGGCTGTATCGAGCGACCGCCCTCCGGCTCATCGGGGATCCCGTCTGGCAGCACGTGCGGATGCCCGCAGGCAAAGCAGCGCGGATGAAGCAAGCTGCCGTGCAGGTGAACCACGTCTGGACTGCCCGCCCGCTCATGTAGGTCATCGACGTTCTGCGTGATCAACCGGCAGTCTTCGACGCGCTGGCTCAAGGCCACCAGCGCGCGATGCCCGGCGTTGGGTTCGCTGCTCAGCACCTGCATGCGGCGCCATTCGTACCAGCCCCAGACCAGCGCCTTGTCTTCTCGAAATGCCCGCGGCGTGGCCAGGTCCGCCGCTTCGAAGCGCTCCCACAACCCAGTCAGGGCATCACGAAAGGTCGGGATGCCGCTCTCGGCAGAGATTCCCGCACCCGTCAGCACGGCCACCCGACGCGACTGGGCCAGCCAGTCCACAGCCTTGTTCAGTTGGGTGTCGTGAACGGTCACGCAGCCACCCCAGGTGACGGCTTCGACAACGCCGCTTCGACGATGTGCCAGTCCTGCACATAGCGGCGCTGCTCGGCCGTCTCGGGTGACTGCGGCCGGCGTGCCGACTTGGGGCACTCGCGCCAGAGTTCGGCCAGTCGTGTGAGTGCCGCGTCCGCCTGCAGCCCCTGGCGTGACGACAGCCCGCACCCCACGATGACCCCGGTTCGACCGATGCCGCCCCAGCAGTGCAGGTACACCCCACGGCCTGCGCTCAGGTGCCGGTCGATCGACGCCAGGATTCCCACTGTGCGGGACACGTCCGACGGGATCGACACATCGCGAATCGGATGCCGCTCATGAACCACCTGCGAAGGCAACCACTGCGCGTAGGGCGCCAGTTCGTCTGCCTCGGTCAGGTCAATGAACGCTGTGATGCCCGCCTGGACCATGGCGGTGACTTTCTGCTGCCCTTCCGCTGCACTTTTGGCGCCCGGATACTCGCCGGCATAGAAGCGGTCTGGAATCACGGGGTAACTGAAATGGGTCGGACGGGTCACGGCGGTTTCCTGGGAAAAATGGGGGCGTCATGCGGGCAGTCGGCTGCTACTCAGACCTCGATCGGGATACAGCAGAGGTTGCTGTCATCGACCCGCATCGTCAGACCTTGTGTCAGGACCAGTTTTTCCCATGTGCGGAACGGCGCTGGCGGGGAATACTGCTGAACCCGCGGTTCATAACGGCCTTCGACCCCGGTCATGACCTGCATTGAGTTGGTTGCGGCGGCCTTGACCCCATCGTCCGTGGCGCGCAGGCCGCCATAAAAATCATTGCCCGGCCAAGACACGTGGTCCCATGCCACGACGCTGAACAGATCGCAGTCGCTGAAATCCTCCCCCGCCTGCGCATAGGCCTGCGGCTCGCACAACTGCGGAGTTTTGGGATTTCCTCGGGCGAGCGGCCGCACCCGCAGCAGCGTTTGCTCGAACTGCTCTTGCTGGTTGTCGCATTCCTGATAAGGGTCGAAGTGAACCAGTTTCACATGCGACAGTCGCTGGGCGTGCTTGGCCAGCAACGCCTTCAAAGCCGCCAACAACTTCGACCCCATCTTGCCGCGATACGGCCCAGCGAACATGCCGCAGCCGAGACCTGGCACCGTGATGACGGCCTTGCGACCACGGGCACGGGCGACCTCATTGGCATGGACAAAGACCGGCAGCAGACGGCGCTCATAGAGGGCAGCGTAGCCTTGGTCGTCGAAGCGACCGTTGCGCACCACTTCGTCCCAGTCCGCAGAGCGCCCACCACGGCCCGTCTCCAGCAACGCGCCGGGCGTGAAGAGCAGCGAGGCAGAGAACGGTTGTGCGTGAACCACAGGGTAGCTGTGCACACCGTTGTCATAGACCGTGACCGGAGTGGCCACGCTGATGTCGCCCAGCAAACCCAACTCATCCAGATTCCAGTCCGTCCCATCGCCAGATACAGCGCTTTCGGCAAATATCTTGGGCTTTTTAGTGGATATCAAAAGACGCATGAATTCAGTGAATCCAAGGGCTTTCCTGATTAGCAACGATCCTCAGCATTCCCCCGAACGACCCGCTGAGCCCGAGGCTTGCACCGCGAGACATCGATGATGAGCCGAGCCACCAACTCGCGCAGGTCGAACCGACGGTTGAAGCGGTAGGCGAACGCTGCCAGGTAGCTGCTGGCGTACTTGGGGTACTTGAACGCATGGAACGCACCCGACAACGTCGTCTTCAGGTTGCCCAGCACCGTGTTGACCCAGGTGAACTCGGGCAGCTCGCGCGGCTTGCGCTGCCCCACCACGATCGGCGTGTGCAGACAGCCCGCGCTGGTGACCGCGGCGAAGCACCCCAGCCCGTCGCTGACCACCCGCGCTCCCGGCATCAGCGCCGCCTGCGCCCACTGGCCCACCGCCTCCAGCGTGAAGCCGCTCACCGGCGCGAGCTTGACGTACTGCGGATGCCCCTGGTCATTGACCGAGACCGCCGCCACGAACGGCACCTTGTTCTCCGAACCCCGACCCGCCTTGCCGCCGCTGCGCTCCCCGCCGAGGTAGGCATCGTCGAGCTGCACCGTGCCGTCGAGCCGGTGCTGGCTCTCCCGCTCGGCCATCGCGTGCATGATCTTCTGGTGCATCAGCCACGCCGTCGGGTAGCTCACGCCCACCTGCCGCTTGAGCGCCAGCGCCGACAGCCCCGTCTTGGCCTGGCTGAGCAGGTAGATCGCCAGGAACCACGTTCTCAGCGGCAGCTTGGTGCTCGCGAACAGGCTGCCCGCGGTCAGCGAAGTCTGGTGGCGGCAGCCGTTGCATTGATACAGCTTGCGTGCGCCCTGGCCCACCACGTAGTGCGCCGCAGTGCCGCAGCGCGGGCACTCGAAGCCCTGGGGCCAGCGTGCCTGCTTGACCGCCTCGGCGCATTGCTCTTCCGTGCCGAAGCTGCTCATGAACTCCGGCAGCGACATCCCTTGCTGGAACTGGATTCGGTTCATCGGCATGTGCTCGCTCCTGCGCTTTGTCTGCCTTCTACGCTACGCCTGATCGTCGGCTAGGGCCTTGCTGAAGATCATTGCTAATCAGGTCGCGCCTTGGACCTTGCTCAAATGCTCTGATCGCAGGCTCTGCCGCGAACACACCCACCACTAAACGAGCATGACAGTACAAACTTCTTCAGGAGTTAATTTTTGTTCCAAATGGTGGATGATTGTCGGAAGATGTTTGTTGACAAAATCCAACAATGGAGATTGTCCACCTCCAAAGATACTCGTTGAGAGTTCGTTGAGGCCGGTGATCATGTCATCAATAGAGACATTGTCGTCGATTGACGTTTTAATGAAATTAACAGCCAACAGGCAGATGTCGTGGTTGAAGCTCATTTTTGGATGGTAAAGAGTCTGATCGATTTTTGTCAACTGGTCGCTGAACGCCCCAAGTCTCCAGTGCGTTCAAGGTGACCATGGCAGGCTGAAAGCGGAATGCAGTACCGACCCGAACAGCACGGCACGACAAGGTGAGCAAGACTGGGGGCATGATGGAATTCTGCTTGGCTGCGTTGAGCACCGAACACGCCCCCAGAACCAGCAACGATCGCATGCAGAGATCACCAGCCTTGGTGATGCTGCCCATTCGAGTCTTGCCACCCAAGTTGTACTGGTCAGGTACCAGGCCCAGCCAGGCTGCCACATTGAAAGTGATGACCCCATAACTCCTCATGCTCTCGGCATGAACGGATCCTCACATAATTCGGAAAAAATCGTACGGTAAGGACCATGGCGCTTTGCGCCATGGTGCACAAACGGGATGGCTGCCCGCAACAGGAGGCGATCCCGTACAAAAGCGTGTTGCACAACCCGTTCGAATGGCAACAGCTTTGCGGGTCGAGCCAGACGTCCACGTCTGGGATGTGCATCAAGGTCGCCGGGAGGCGCGACTCTCCCGGGCAAAGAACCTTACCGTACGAATTCTGCAGCGACCCGATCATGACCATGCCTTCGCTGCGCCGTCCGGTTCTGGACACCGCAAGGGGGTGGAGGTCAGTAAGGCCATTCCCCATCAAAGTTACCCGGCGGATCGAAGCTCAGCACGACGAATATAGCTCCATCATCACAGGTAACCTTGCCTGCGCCCATTCTGGTCGTATCTCTCCAGACAAGCTGGGTGTAATTTCGGCAGTCCTGATCGGGTTGGCAGCTATTTGTCGGATAGTCATAGTATTCCTTTTCCGACAAGAAGGATGCGACGACATCGGCTGCAGAGTAATGCTGACCCACCCCCCGGAAAATGCACTCACCATACGGGCCGCCCGATTTAATGAACGCACCATCCCCTGACCTTTGCTCTGCGTAGAGCTGAGCGTATGCAGCTAAGTCGTTATCCCAAGAGAGAGGGGCTACGCCTACGTTGCTGCGCGCCGCATTGACCGAATCTAAATAATTTTCGGGTGAGTCAGTTGGCATTGAATTCCTTGTTTGGACCTGTTTATTACTATGCGAACCATTGTGATGTAGAGAAAGTCATATATTTGCGGTGTGTTTGAAACGCATGTAAGTACAAGTTGGCGCGTGTTATTGACTTACGACCGCCCATGAGTCGCAGGCGCGGGAGCTGAGTTCTAGAATTGCCCGATAGACAGAAAGCATTACCCGAGCGACATCAGCACCAAAGAGTGGAGATTCTGGGAGGCCCGGCGCATCTTCGATGCGCTGAGCCAGTAGTTGCATCGGCACGAGTGCTGTCAACTTGTTGCGGCGAGGTCGAGATACGGCCACCGGCGCCGTGTCGGCCAAAATTAAATGGCGGCGACGCCGAACAACAAGGGGGAGAATTTGCACCAGCCGACCCGGGTCAGAGAAAAGGTCATGCGCCGGTTCAAATCGGCGCGGCATCTGCAGCGCTTTGCGTCGACCCATGACCAAATGGCCAGCCTGTTCATCCACAGTCGTTACAACCGAGGTGCGGCCGCCAAACGGGCCGCTCGTACCAATGCCTTTGCAGCCTGGGCTTGGGCCAGTGGTGCCCGGTCGTTCGGCGTCACGGCCATTTGATGCTGACTGACGCAGCGGCGACGGCCTAGGCTCAACAAGGTGACAGTACCAGGGCCGTGGCCTCAACGCTCTGCTGGAGGATGTCCAAGGCTGCCTCCAGATGCTCGTCCGCGATGGTCAAGGGGGGCAGGCACTTGACAACATGGTCACGCGCACCACTGGTCTCGATGACCAGCCCCCGCTCGAAGGCGGCGCGGCAGACAGCCTGTGCACGCTCGCCACTGCCGCAGTCCATCGCCTGAACCATTCCCCGGCCGCGTACCTGCGCCGGGGCGTCCTCCCATAGCGCTGCGATCTCCTGCAGGCGGCTGCGCAGGCGCTGCCCCTTGCGCTGGGTCTCCTGGGCAAACTGACCGTCACGCCAGTAGTGGTGGAGGGCGCTGGTCCCCGTGACAAAGGCCAGGTTGTTGCCGCGAAAAGTGCCGGAATGCTCCCCGGGCCGCCACTGGTCCAGCTCGGGGCGGATCAGGACCACCGACAGCGGCAGACCGTAACCGCTGAGCGACTTCGACAGCGTGACCAGGTCTGGCGTGATGCCGGCCTCCTCGAAGCTGAAGAAGGCGCCCGTGCGCCCGCAGCCCATCTGGATGTCATCGACGATCAGCAGGATGTCGTGGCGCCGGCACAGCGCCGCCAGGCGACGCAGCCAGGCCACATTGGCCACGTTGATGCCCCCTTCTCCCTGGATGGTTTCCACCAGCACGGCCGCTGGGTGGTCGAGCCCGCTGCCGGTGTCATCCAGCAGCTGCTCGAACAGGGTGATCGTGTCGGTCTCCGGGCCGTGGTAGCCGTCGTAGGGCATGAACGACACATTCGACAAGGCCACGCCCGAAGCCTTGCGGTAGTAGCGGTTGCCGGTGGCGGCCACCGAGCCCAGGCTCATGCCATGGAATGCGTTCGTGAACGCGACGACGTTCTGCCGCCCGGTCACCCGGCGCGCCAGCTTCAGGGCCGCCTCCACCGCGTTGGTCCCGGTCGGGCCGGTGAACTGCACCTTGTAACTCAGCCCGCGTGGCCGCAGGACCACCTGCTCCAGCGTCTCCAGGAAGCGCTGCTTCGCGGCGGTGGCCATGTCCAGGCCATGCACGATGCCGTCCTGGGCGAGGTAGTCCAGCAGGTCGGTTTTCAGCAGGGGGTTGTTGTGTCCGTAGTTCAGGGTGCCGGCACCGGCCAGGAAGTCGATGTAGCGCCGACCCTGTTTGTCTTCCAGATGGGCGTTGCGCGCCGAGGTGAAGACAGTAGGCAGGTTGCGGCAGTAGCTGCGCACGTTGGATTCCAGCCGCTCGAAGGTGTTCATGGTGTGCTCCGTGGGATGCGGGAAGGGTTCATTCGGTGGCGGCATGGGTCGCCCGTTCTTCCAGGCGCCGCAGGCAGTCGCGCAGGTGCCGGGCCAGGGTGCCAAGGTGGGGCTGGCCCATCATCGTCAGGTGGGTGCCGGGGACCGAGATTCGCTCGATGGGGTCGCGGCTCCAGCGACGCCAGCCGAGGAAGGGATCGTGCTGCTGCGCTGGCGCCGGGGCCTGATCAGGGGTTGAGACCAGCGCTTCCTCGGCCCTGAGCAGCACCAGCGGGAAATCTGCCAGTCCGGCCGGCTGGTAGCGGGTGCGCAGGTTGCTCTTGAACACCTCGACCCAGCCCCGTGCCTGACGCACATCGGCGCCCGCCGGCAGCAGTTCCAGGCACTCCAGTTCCTCCTTGAAGCGCAGCAGTTGTGCTGCCGGCTCCAGCGCGCGCAGTGGCTCCACCGCCAGCGTGCTGCGCCGTCCCGCCATCGTGCCGAACGCGTCGGCTAGCGCGACCAGCCAGCGCGCCTCGTCCCACGGCGGAAGCGGCGTGTCGTCGTGCTCGCCCGGTGCGGTGACGTCCAGCAGGACCACGCCGGCCACCGTCTGGCCGGCCCGCTGCAGTTGCAGCGCCATCTCGAACGCCACCTTGCCGCCGAAGGAGTGGCCCCCCAGCAGGTAGGGGCCGTGTGGCTGAACGCGCCGGATGGCGTCGAGGTGGTTAGCGGCGATGGCCTCGACCGTGGTGTGCGGCGGGGTCTCGCCATCCAGCCCTGTCGCCTGCAGGCTGTAGACCGGCCGGTCCCCGTCCATCAGGCGGGCCAGCGCGTGCAGGTAGAGCGGATTGCCACCCGCGCCAGGGACGCAGTGGAACGGCAGGCCGCTGCCACGGGACGGCATTGGCACCAGGGTCTGCCATGCGGCGGCCTGTGCGCTGCCCTCGGGTTCGGCGAGCAGCCGGGCCACGGTCTCGATGGTCGGGTTGTGCAGCAGCGTGGCCAGCGGCAGGTTGCGCTGGAACTGCTGCCGGATGCGCGCCATCAGCCGCAGGGCCGCCAGCGAATGGCCGCCCAGGTCGAAGAAGCTGTCCTGGATGCCGATCGGTCGTGTTCCGAGCAGGTTCTGCCAGAGGTCGACCAACTGCCGCTCGGTCTCGGTGCGCGGCGGCACCGGGGGCGTCTTGTCCGCGGTCGGACTCGCCAGCAGGCCCACATGGCGCTGTGCGGTCTCGGCCGTCTCCGGGGGCCGTATCAGTGCGCTCAGCGGCTGCCCTGGCGACTCGGCGATGCGGACGAGCAGATCGGTCAGCCGCGCCGCGATGTCCACCACCGTCCCTTCGTCCAGGCGGCGCCGGTCGCGGATGAAGCGCAGCCGCATCGCCGCACCGGGAATGACCAGCACCGTCAGCGCGTGGCGGGTGCGCGCGCCGGTCGCGTCGTCGCCCTCGATCACGAAGGGCACGATGCGGGGCGCGTGGTCGCCGTCGTCCGGTGCGCCCGCGTCCACCGGGTAGTTCTCGAACACGAGCAGGCTGTCGTAGAGCGGCTGCCCGGCCAGCACTTCGCTCCACGACTGGATCTGGCCCGCCGCACAGTGGCCGTAGGGTTGGGCCTCCAGAGCCTGTTCCTGCAGCGTGTGCAGCCAGTCGAGCAGCGGGACATCGCCGCTGTCCGGCAGACGCACGCGCACCGGCACGCTGTTGATGAACATACCGACCATCTGTTCGACCCCGGCCAGCTCGGGCGGGCGGCCCGAGACGGTGGTGCCGAACGCCAGGTCGCGTGCGCCGCCCAGGTGGTGCAGCAGCAGCGCCCAGGCCGCCTGCATCAGCGTTCCGGTGGTCAGGCCATGCTGCCGGCCCAGTGCGCCGAGCTGTGTGCCGAGTGCGACCGGGAGCACGGTGTCGTGGCTGGCATGGCCGGCCACCGCCTCGGTCGAGCCGGCACTGTGGCCCAGGCGTGGTGGCTGGCGCAGGCCCGCCAGATAACCGCGCCAGAACGCTTCGCTCGCCGGCGCCTGCGCACGCAGCCAGCCGATGTAGGCGGCATAGGGCCGAGCCGGTGCCAGCGTCGCCGCCTCGCCACGGCAGGCGGCCTGGTACAGCGCCATGAAGTCGCGTGTCATCACCGACACCGACCAGCCGTCGCTGAGCAGGTGGTGGCGTGTCCAGATGAGGTGGCGTGTGTCGTCTCCGGCCCGCAGCAGCACCAGGCGCATCAGCGGCACCTCGGCCGGTGCGAAGCCGCGGCGCCGCTCCGCCTCGGCCAGGCGCATCACCTGCGCACGCTGCGCCTCGGCGTCCAGGCCCCGAAGGTCGTGGTCCGCGATCGGCAGCACGGCCTGGCGCAGCACGTACTGCAGCGGCTCGTCCAGCCCGTCCCAGGCAAAGCCGCTGCGCAAGGCGGCGTGCCGGGCCAGCAGCGCTTGCCAGGCGTGGCCGAAGGCGATGCGGTCGAACGGGCCGTGCCAGCTCAGCACCGACTGCTCGACATGGATGCCTGAGCCGGCGTGGGCCAGCGTCTCCATCAGCATGCCCTGCTGAGACGGCGACAGCGGATGGATGGCCTCTATGCGTCGATGCACTGGCTGCGGATCGGGGTTGGCGCGGGCAATCGCCTGCAGCAGCCGGTCCAGCGCCCCCTGGTCCAGCCCTGCGTCGGGAAAATCGCTTGGCGTGTGGCCGCCGACGCCGGGTGTGCGGCAGTGGGTGATCAGCTCGCGCAGGCTGTCGCGGAACAGCTCGGCGAGCCGCTCGATCGACGCG from Sphaerotilus montanus encodes:
- a CDS encoding saposin domain-containing protein, with amino-acid sequence MSFNHDICLLAVNFIKTSIDDNVSIDDMITGLNELSTSIFGGGQSPLLDFVNKHLPTIIHHLEQKLTPEEVCTVMLV
- a CDS encoding ADP-ribosylhydrolase MavL family protein, which produces MLIRKALGFTEFMRLLISTKKPKIFAESAVSGDGTDWNLDELGLLGDISVATPVTVYDNGVHSYPVVHAQPFSASLLFTPGALLETGRGGRSADWDEVVRNGRFDDQGYAALYERRLLPVFVHANEVARARGRKAVITVPGLGCGMFAGPYRGKMGSKLLAALKALLAKHAQRLSHVKLVHFDPYQECDNQQEQFEQTLLRVRPLARGNPKTPQLCEPQAYAQAGEDFSDCDLFSVVAWDHVSWPGNDFYGGLRATDDGVKAAATNSMQVMTGVEGRYEPRVQQYSPPAPFRTWEKLVLTQGLTMRVDDSNLCCIPIEV
- a CDS encoding SIR2 family NAD-dependent protein deacylase produces the protein MTVHDTQLNKAVDWLAQSRRVAVLTGAGISAESGIPTFRDALTGLWERFEAADLATPRAFREDKALVWGWYEWRRMQVLSSEPNAGHRALVALSQRVEDCRLITQNVDDLHERAGSPDVVHLHGSLLHPRCFACGHPHVLPDGIPDEPEGGRSIQPPRCERCRGYVRPGVVWFGESLPTLAWSAAERAVRECDLFLSIGTSGQVFPAAGLHQIAAQQGKPIIVINPGELADGRSRELCLRGPAGEVLPALMARWSAIDP
- a CDS encoding PAS domain-containing protein, whose amino-acid sequence is MSASLAALTLLCLVGLDQVGRWLSPGVVDPPWSRWPLISVMALVVTVWVYLRGKLGPFVSADVVPERVSNAMNLLPDAVVLLDQDGRVVLVNDAFKTLVSPKAVQIGDSLDAHSWWCEALSLAPGGVDLPWTQVLKAAVPRVRVALLFALHGRSPVPVRLTCTPVSAEASKLLGCLVTVAEQGPVDSPTSHVSNQPLHGVSA
- a CDS encoding phospholipase D-like domain-containing anti-phage protein codes for the protein MLRHSSRRLRLDQNVLAKRLVGAVTYDRIAGYFRSSLFEVAGEALAQVQGPIRIVCNSDLDPQDLITAAAAQAALRRSWCAGKPEDAPPAALPRYKALYEALTSKRIEVRVLPDTAFGLIHGKAGVVRRADGRATAFLGSVNESASAWRLNYELLWEDDAPDTVAWVQEEFDALWNDPRAIDLSVCPFIAQDVQRIAARRIIEVPQWKATADTQIAAASAAVETPVYRREQGLWPHQKYFAQLALERHRLGGARLVLADQVGLGKTVQLAMAAMLMALEDPDGGPVLVLAPKPLLQQWQGELMELLHLPSARWNGRAWVDEHALEYPSEGVRSLGKCPRRIGLVSQGLVVRGLPEALQQLLSRRYTCVIVDEAHRARRRNVPKVDASDEDVDERAEPNKLMAFLKQIGPCTKSMLLATATPVQLHPLEAWDLLDILSHGNDGVLGGWTRTSPWFRPSHCLAVANGEASVPTEVKAGWQYVRDPLPARAEGDGFDRIRRNLDADDHTWQFAPEVLDKLSPAIRRVQLQNGVLPGYGDQFNPLLRCIVRRTRGYLEATVNPATGGYFLPKVTVRLFGEDSTSALGLGGYLREAYEEAEEFSRLMQQRVRGAGFFKTLLLRRLGSSMEAGRNTVMKLLSSAPDEVTDEDDDDTDDVAQGEESPPRGSTATSDFKDFTKAEVASLQRCLALLQQGGNNDPKLDAVLGYLLGGRPDVSERWIDRGCILFSQYYDTARWVGDEMAKRPEFSGMEIGLYAGSNRSGIWSGGRFQRCDRELLKARVRAGELKLLLGTDAASEGLNLQRLGTLINIDLPWNPTRLEQRKGRIQRIGQVRSEVWVANLRYRGSVEDRVHEVLADRLESIHQLFGQIPDTLEDVWVKIALADEEEARRLIDRTAATRNPFDAKYSKVEDADWETCSLVLEPSSVNEQLSRGW
- a CDS encoding protein-tyrosine phosphatase family protein gives rise to the protein MTRPTHFSYPVIPDRFYAGEYPGAKSAAEGQQKVTAMVQAGITAFIDLTEADELAPYAQWLPSQVVHERHPIRDVSIPSDVSRTVGILASIDRHLSAGRGVYLHCWGGIGRTGVIVGCGLSSRQGLQADAALTRLAELWRECPKSARRPQSPETAEQRRYVQDWHIVEAALSKPSPGVAA
- a CDS encoding IS1595 family transposase, whose protein sequence is MPMNRIQFQQGMSLPEFMSSFGTEEQCAEAVKQARWPQGFECPRCGTAAHYVVGQGARKLYQCNGCRHQTSLTAGSLFASTKLPLRTWFLAIYLLSQAKTGLSALALKRQVGVSYPTAWLMHQKIMHAMAERESQHRLDGTVQLDDAYLGGERSGGKAGRGSENKVPFVAAVSVNDQGHPQYVKLAPVSGFTLEAVGQWAQAALMPGARVVSDGLGCFAAVTSAGCLHTPIVVGQRKPRELPEFTWVNTVLGNLKTTLSGAFHAFKYPKYASSYLAAFAYRFNRRFDLRELVARLIIDVSRCKPRAQRVVRGNAEDRC